GCGGGCATGCTGTATCTTTCGGAGAGAAAATTCGTCCACCGGGATTTGGCCACCAGGAATTGCCTGATCAACGAGCACATGGCGGTAAAGATCGCCGACTTTGGGCTCTCGCACAAGATCTATTTGCAGGACTATTACAAAGGCGATGAGAACGACTTCATCCCGATCCGCTGGATGCCACTTGAGAGCATACTGTACAACAAGTTCTCGCTTGAGTCGGATGTGTGGGCATACGGCATCTGTCTGTGGGAGGTCTTCTCCTTCGCCTTGCAGCCCTACTTTGGGTTAACCCACGAGGAGGTGATCAAATACATCAAGGAGGGCAACGTACTCGGCTGTCCGGACAACACGCCGCTCTCCGTCTACGCGCTGATGCGTCGCTGCTGGAACCGCAAGCCCAGTGAGCGACCTGGCTTCGCCGAGATCAACCACTGCATCCAGCACAGCATCGCCGAGAGCGAGTGCAAGGCAATGCTCTAGGGGATTGCCGGAGAAGTGAATGAAATAATCCTTGTCGAACAGAACGATCGTCCGTTGTCCTTGGGGGCAAGCAATAGAAGCGCATGAATACGCCAGGTTGGGTGGAAAAACAATAGAAGGGAATGCCATCATCTTAACACTTGATAATAAGCTTTTGGATCTTTAGTTGTGTATCTCAGCATTGCCGCTTTTGGTTTAGGTCATATAAAATAGTTCTGAATTGCATAAAGGTGGCATTCCTTGACTATCTTTTTTGAGTCTCCCCAGCTCTTATGCatattgaattcaattttgcACAAGGTGAGATCAGAGGGGCATCTGGTTTGTGATTAAGTTAGTATAAATGACAACTCCATATCTTTAAGAGATAGCTCCGTTACCAAGTCTTTCATTCGATGCTTCCTCACATAACTTTCTTTAATCGATACAGAAACTATTTTGATACACTTATACCCTCTGATCTCTCGATCTCGATCGAATAGTCTGCCACAACGAACGCATCATCAACGTCTCGTATCCATATCTAGTCTGTAGAttaagtttatatatatatgcgcatatgtagattgcattttaatggGAATATTTTTGACTAGGCTTAAGCACTGCCATCGCAGTCGCACTCCACAAAGATCGCTGATCACTGATCGCTGATCACTGGGTGGACAAACAGGAACCAGACACCGGAGACCATCAAAACAATAAGTTAAATGAGATATGGAATATTTAGAGAACTGTCTACAGCCCGAATTTCTGGGTAACTTTACATAATCTTTGTAACTAAAGCAACGTGTTGAttgtaatttgtataaataaaccATCTATAACCGTATCATATCAGCAGTAGTAGTAATTATAATAGTAATTATCGTAGTAGCAGCGATTATAGGTTGCGGGATAGGGTACGGGAAGAGGAACCGGAAGAACTCCCGCGTATCCAGCGTAGCCGCCATATCGGGCATATCCGCCATATCCGCCATATCCTCCATAGCCTCGAAAGCCGCCTCCTCTAAAGCCTCCGCGGCCTGGTCCACCGAAACCGCCACGACCGAATCCTGGACCACGTCCTCCAAAGCCGCCTCTTCCAAAACCACCTCTTCCTCCTCCGAATCCGCCTCCGCGGCCGCCACCTCCGAAACCTCCAGCATGACCGCCTCCTCCGtgtcctcctccgcctccaccTCCTCTCGCATCGGACATATGTGCCTGGGCCACAAGGAAAATcagacaaaacaaaatccaCAGTCGGGACATCTTATCCGGCCAGAACCTTTTCAATCCGTTGGTAAATCACGACTAAGTTCCGATGACTGGGAAATtctatttattgcaaattaattagGACACCCGCGTTAATTGGCAATGCGGGCATGAGTTCATATATTGAAAACCTCGATCGAGTTactcttgttttttgtttctgtattTGCGTTGCTTCGCCTCTCTCCGCCGATTCACACTCCTCGATATCACAGCAGCCTAATTGATTAGGCATCAAATGTAATTTGTTCCTTAACCGAATGAACTTAAACATATAGATGGGGGATGAGACGCTGGAGGAGCTTCCTACAGCGCCTCGGggcattgtttgtttttgctgaTGATGAGCCTTTCCGGATCCAGAGAGAGCCGCTTCAACACGTCGTACACTTTGGATCGGATATCCACCTCGAAGTCCCGATCACGTCCAAGAATCCAGATCTGATCGGAGTGACCCAGTGAGCCAATGCTGCCGCAGGACCACAAGATGGCGAAGTTCTCGTAGTCTGTGTATAGCACCTGGTACTTTCCGGAACCTGGCAGTAGTCGGGCAATCACGTCCGGAAATCGGGTGGTAAACTAGGAAAAAGGAATTGTGTATATTGTGtgttgttaatattatttattgtagatACCTTAAAATCCATGATGGAGGATCGGCTGTTTTCTGGTGTTGCATAGCCAATGTTCACATTCGGATTACCAGTTCTAAAAAGGACAAACACTTCTAACAcacaatatatattattagaTTATTTAATCATACATGCGATTAATGTTTTTAATGGCCACAGCCAGCTTGAAATTGGAAAACTTCGATTGTTCGCCCTTGTTGTACGGCTCAAACTGAAAGGTGGTGCATCCGGAGGCGATTTCCGGAAGGTAAAAAGAGCGCTCTACCTCGTACCAGTGTCCAAGGACCTACAAGATAATGACATTACATAAAATAGATATTTTTACTTCCTTTTCAACATGTTCTTAAGTTCTTAAGTAAGTTGTTTCAGTGAATGGAAATTCTTCTACATATTCCAATTACTTCATTAAATCTGAAGGGTTTTATTGGAAGTAGAATCACCTGATAACCATCAGTCTGAAAGCCAAAACCTTTGTCACGCAGCGTTTCTCTCGGCCAAGAAACACTTAACTGGGTTACTAATCAAAATGCCACTTAGCGCAAACAATGCGTaaaacgtaaacatttttgaaactGGTTATAGACTCGGTTGTGGCTGCTGGTCATTGAGAAGAGCCGCTCTTTTGGCCGCTGCTCATCTTGCAGTTCAAAGTCGGCGGTGGGCGCCGCATCGCATTAAAGAGCCACTGCTGGCCAGTCGAGGTCTTTGCCCCGGGTCAAAAGTGCGTTTAGGGGGCGGGGCCGGTGGCAAATGGCTTAATTTACGCCTGTCAACAACTCAATTGGATGATGTGCCAtttggaagtggaagtggaagtggagaGGAGGTCGCTAGACCCACATAATGTGAGTGACAATGCCTCCACCTCAACCGGGCAATTATGGTGCATTATCTTTTATGCAAATCAAGGctcaatcaatttaatttgagcTGCTTAAGTGATTGTTCCAATTTTCTATCCATGATCTCGACAGTGTATCTAAGCGAACAGTCGTCGGCTTTTATAGCTTAAAACAACTACGTGCATTTATGAGTACTAAACAAAGTCCATTTATGGATTCTCAGAAATACTTTGAAACAATCTTTTTACAGCCACCTGAAACcaattttctaattttctCTTTCGAAAAACATTAGTTTCACATTTGTGATGTCATATCGGTGGTTTGGCAAGATGATTCCATAATTACTTGATTGAAATATTGGCTGTAATAGCGAAATGTTCGCACCAGGAATGTTCCACTGTAGTGCACTTTGTTGTCCTTGGCGTGCCCATGTCTCAGCATTGGTACTGGTTGATTTACTTCTTTATAAAATAAGTGGCTTGTTTACCATCAGCAGGCCATAAAGCTTTTGTGCCGCTCGCCTCCTTCTGTAAAACTGGTTTGCATTTTACACGGCGGATCGGATTTGGTGGCCTTAAAATGGTTCAAGTTCATCATCTGCACAATCCCCAAGATGTAAAGAGGGGTCTTCGTCTGCGCCAGACGCCTTGTGCCAATTAATCGAAGATGTGACACGTTTAAGACGATGGCAAATAGACAGGCGATGAGTGGCCAGTTATACAATGCATCTCGTTGTTGTAAGGACAAACAGTTCTCATATATTCATACTCATAGTTATTTTCATACTCATAAATTCTTTGTAATCTTATAACTGGTGTTACTCAGTGGGTCAATAGACACAGATCTTTAGTAACAGGTTTGAAAGGTGGTTTAATAAAGCCAAttgcaaatatgtatatatagactGCAAACAAATGTCTGTATGAATATTTACAACACCCAAACAGGCTGTTAATAAAATAGCGATCGAAATATGTAGCAATTTTAGTTAGAGTTTGTAGAGTATGTATGAGAAAACCAGCAACTAACTTACCCGACTCATGTTAAACTTTGGCATCGATGGATAATTCGGGCAACGTCCAAATCCGTAGGCATCTGTCCCAGCAAATGTCACTAATAGCACTCCGGACAACAGCCAAACCCTCGAGCCAAGTGGCTGGCCACTCA
The sequence above is drawn from the Drosophila melanogaster chromosome 2R genome and encodes:
- the CG15870 gene encoding uncharacterized protein; its protein translation is MREEVEAEEDTEEAVMLEVSEVAAAEADSEEEEVVLEEAALEDVVQDSVVAVSVDQAAEALEEAAFEAMEDMADMADMPDMAATLDTREFFRFLFPYPIPQPIIAATTIITIIITTTADMIRL
- the GLaz gene encoding glial lazarillo, isoform B, with amino-acid sequence MMSGQPLGSRVWLLSGVLLVTFAGTDAYGFGRCPNYPSMPKFNMSRVLGHWYEVERSFYLPEIASGCTTFQFEPYNKGEQSKFSNFKLAVAIKNINRITGNPNVNIGYATPENSRSSIMDFKFTTRFPDVIARLLPGSGKYQVLYTDYENFAILWSCGSIGSLGHSDQIWILGRDRDFEVDIRSKVYDVLKRLSLDPERLIISKNKQCPEAL